Proteins from one Oscillatoria nigro-viridis PCC 7112 genomic window:
- a CDS encoding ATP-binding protein, translating to MLPLIFDTCLPRDEILSGDLSLDLFAAKLRLVVEGTAPQVYQDANKFFANTFATDGIKTLIREVFGRLMKQSAGAGVVRLETSFGGGKTHDEIALWHICKQGREILGLERFTDISVIPDRPLQVAAIDGRDLDPEQGVYHSDSGLTTYTLWGEIAYQIGGISGYQLLQGSDQSGVSPGTSVLERLTGGQPTVIILDEIARYLRSAKAKQIGRSDLAEQVVAFLFSLMDLAAACDNLVLVYSLASTADTFAEETAELQETMRASARQERVLSPSTDIEIYNIVKQRVFARVSEEAAQKAASEYLAAYRNCRVNLPDGCKDASYSKAIAQSYPFHPELFNLLTKKIASIPEFQKTRGALRLFAQVVRHLWENRDGWMPMIHTHHIPIGMDGEITNDLTSRLQRSPLRNAIGADIYNPDGRPAYAQLQDGEWIAAGKPPFSTWVARSIFLHSLTQGNSSGIRLAELNLSLLTPGVDSGFVDRALKTLTQVAWYLDFDPVTSLARFKEEPSINKIITEEKEQVGRGFAKDDLRIRRDSIFAKKFFTLVSNIESPGNVDDNPDDVALCAIDFDDATVNASTDAAPELIERIFNNSGESGKFRTYRNRLLFLVANRLELESAIDNAREYKAIQNILKSQNRLADLSGSQQKELKEREGAKDMAVRVSLTNTYRHLFYPSNDQVKAPKGLMHYTFTAQDASMVKGKNNQQDVILKALKDCGKIRPEEAKPFAPAFILQKVWPAGLDSWTTKALRDAFAKDLSLNILLDAEVSMLRETIRQGLKMGNWDMKVGERLFIKTDDSVLALPETIEFSDRAVLYRRGILEPPAPKEVELSAQLMPSSAGVSPATSVDVRVRWKAKGALTVSLYQDNILVPGNFRPSDEYDATIVNNTIFRVVADYGNGETAEKATNVNLNPQVSTVRDSGNSAYVVEGLQGTLWEAKPPIIELDGTINRVFAELGDRISDYKVQGIEVLELSVDRVMDYRKLGTAIALLQRWQPQIDQTATIQTGDQFVRLEYQGALRGFQSFFSTINNLLNSPDAQAEVSLKITLEFQPALPANASDISSIKQTLDRNPVERLNLMTRVTY from the coding sequence ATGCTGCCATTAATCTTTGATACCTGTTTGCCCAGAGATGAGATTTTATCGGGAGACTTGTCTCTAGATTTATTTGCAGCAAAATTGCGGTTGGTAGTCGAAGGAACTGCACCTCAAGTTTATCAAGATGCTAATAAGTTTTTTGCCAATACCTTCGCAACTGATGGCATTAAAACTCTAATCCGGGAAGTTTTTGGCCGCTTGATGAAGCAAAGCGCCGGGGCTGGGGTGGTTCGTTTGGAAACGAGTTTTGGGGGCGGCAAAACTCACGATGAAATTGCACTCTGGCATATCTGCAAGCAAGGGCGAGAAATTCTCGGATTGGAACGCTTTACAGATATTAGCGTTATTCCCGATCGCCCTTTACAAGTTGCAGCGATCGACGGTCGAGATTTAGACCCAGAACAAGGAGTTTATCACTCGGACAGCGGCTTGACAACCTACACTCTGTGGGGCGAAATTGCTTACCAAATTGGCGGGATTTCAGGCTATCAGTTACTGCAAGGCAGCGATCAAAGCGGTGTCAGTCCCGGTACTTCGGTGTTGGAACGGTTGACGGGGGGACAGCCGACTGTGATTATTTTAGATGAAATTGCGCGGTATTTGCGATCGGCAAAAGCGAAACAAATTGGCAGAAGCGATTTAGCCGAACAAGTGGTAGCCTTTCTATTTTCCCTGATGGATTTGGCGGCAGCTTGCGATAATTTAGTATTGGTTTATTCCCTCGCCTCGACAGCAGATACTTTTGCGGAAGAAACGGCAGAATTGCAAGAAACGATGCGCGCTTCCGCAAGACAAGAAAGGGTGTTGAGTCCTTCTACAGATATCGAAATTTACAACATCGTCAAACAGCGCGTGTTTGCCAGAGTTAGCGAGGAAGCGGCGCAAAAAGCGGCATCGGAATATTTGGCGGCTTATCGCAATTGCCGCGTTAATTTGCCCGATGGGTGCAAAGATGCGTCATACTCAAAAGCGATCGCCCAAAGTTATCCGTTTCACCCGGAATTGTTCAATCTTCTTACTAAAAAAATTGCTTCTATTCCCGAATTCCAGAAGACGCGGGGCGCTTTGCGATTGTTCGCGCAAGTCGTGCGGCATTTGTGGGAAAATCGCGACGGTTGGATGCCGATGATTCACACGCATCACATTCCTATAGGGATGGATGGCGAAATTACTAACGATCTGACTTCTCGGTTGCAACGATCGCCCCTGCGGAATGCGATCGGCGCTGATATCTACAATCCCGACGGTAGGCCGGCTTACGCACAATTGCAAGATGGGGAATGGATAGCAGCGGGAAAACCGCCGTTTTCGACTTGGGTAGCCCGATCGATCTTTTTGCATTCTCTGACTCAGGGAAATTCTTCGGGTATTCGGCTGGCTGAGTTGAATTTGTCGCTGCTGACTCCGGGGGTTGACAGCGGTTTTGTCGATCGCGCTTTAAAAACTTTGACGCAGGTAGCGTGGTATTTAGACTTCGATCCGGTAACATCTTTAGCCAGGTTTAAAGAAGAACCTTCGATCAACAAAATTATCACCGAGGAGAAGGAACAAGTTGGGAGGGGATTCGCGAAAGATGATTTGAGAATTCGTCGGGATAGCATTTTTGCCAAAAAATTCTTTACCTTAGTTTCTAATATCGAAAGTCCCGGAAATGTAGACGATAACCCGGATGATGTGGCGCTGTGCGCGATCGACTTTGACGATGCGACTGTGAATGCTTCTACCGACGCAGCCCCGGAATTAATCGAGAGAATTTTTAACAATAGCGGCGAATCGGGGAAGTTTCGCACCTACCGCAATCGCTTGTTATTTTTGGTGGCCAATCGGCTAGAATTAGAAAGCGCGATCGACAATGCCAGAGAATATAAAGCCATTCAAAATATTCTCAAAAGTCAGAATCGGCTGGCAGATTTATCGGGAAGCCAGCAAAAGGAATTGAAGGAACGGGAAGGCGCAAAAGATATGGCTGTGAGAGTATCTTTAACTAATACTTACCGCCATTTATTTTATCCGTCAAATGACCAAGTAAAAGCACCGAAAGGATTGATGCACTACACTTTTACCGCGCAAGATGCGAGTATGGTGAAAGGCAAAAACAACCAGCAAGATGTGATTCTTAAAGCCCTCAAAGATTGCGGCAAGATTCGCCCGGAAGAAGCTAAACCTTTCGCCCCGGCTTTTATCCTGCAAAAAGTGTGGCCTGCGGGGTTGGACAGTTGGACGACGAAGGCGCTGCGCGATGCTTTTGCTAAGGATTTGAGTTTGAATATTCTCCTTGATGCGGAAGTTTCGATGCTGCGGGAGACGATTCGCCAAGGTTTGAAAATGGGCAATTGGGATATGAAAGTCGGGGAGAGACTGTTTATCAAAACCGATGATAGCGTGTTGGCGCTGCCGGAGACGATCGAATTTAGCGATCGCGCTGTATTGTACAGACGGGGCATTCTCGAACCTCCAGCGCCCAAAGAAGTGGAACTCAGCGCCCAATTGATGCCGAGTAGTGCGGGCGTCTCGCCTGCAACTTCCGTTGACGTGCGGGTGAGGTGGAAAGCCAAAGGAGCACTGACGGTTAGTTTGTATCAAGATAATATTTTAGTGCCGGGAAATTTCCGCCCTTCCGATGAGTATGACGCCACCATTGTTAATAACACTATTTTTCGTGTGGTGGCCGATTATGGCAACGGTGAGACAGCAGAAAAAGCAACCAATGTCAATCTAAATCCTCAAGTTTCTACCGTGCGAGATAGTGGCAATTCTGCTTATGTTGTGGAAGGGCTACAGGGGACTTTGTGGGAGGCGAAACCGCCGATTATCGAACTAGACGGCACGATTAATAGGGTATTTGCGGAATTGGGCGATCGCATTAGCGACTACAAAGTGCAAGGCATCGAAGTGCTAGAATTGTCTGTGGATCGAGTAATGGATTATCGCAAATTAGGAACGGCAATTGCCCTATTGCAGCGCTGGCAACCGCAAATCGACCAAACCGCAACCATTCAAACTGGCGACCAATTTGTGCGGTTGGAATATCAAGGGGCGTTGCGGGGATTTCAGAGCTTTTTCTCGACTATTAACAATTTGTTGAACAGTCCCGACGCGCAAGCAGAGGTTAGTCTGAAAATCACCTTAGAATTCCAGCCAGCTTTGCCAGCAAACGCCTCGGATATTAGCAGTATAAAACAAACGCTCGATCGCAATCCAGTAGAACGTTTAAATTTAATGACAAGGGTGACATATTGA
- a CDS encoding threo-3-hydroxy-L-aspartate ammonia-lyase gives MSAHFCAQNPLSVCFADVEAAANRLHGKAFKTPVLTSETFNKRTNSQVFFKCENFQRTGSFKFRGACNALMQLSEAEKQRGVLTFSSGNHAQAIALAARLLEIPATVVMPADAPKVKQEATRGYGAEIILYDRTQVSREELTAKIGAERHLTIIPPYDDARVIAGQGTAALELIAEVGELDLLLVCCGGGGLLSGCAIAAKTLSPQCKVMGVEPEQADDAARSFRTKTLQTVTNPDTIADGARTPSLGKLTFPLVLHYVDDMATVSEEAIRSTMFFMWERMKIVVEPTGVLAAAALLSGVVKAENARVGVIVSGGNVDFSH, from the coding sequence ATGAGTGCCCACTTCTGTGCCCAAAATCCTTTATCAGTCTGTTTCGCGGATGTGGAGGCGGCGGCAAATCGCTTGCATGGCAAAGCTTTCAAGACGCCGGTGCTGACTTCGGAAACTTTCAACAAACGCACAAATTCTCAGGTATTTTTCAAGTGCGAGAACTTTCAGCGCACGGGTTCGTTTAAATTTCGGGGTGCTTGCAATGCTTTAATGCAGCTATCTGAAGCCGAAAAACAGCGGGGAGTGCTGACTTTTTCGTCGGGAAATCACGCGCAGGCGATCGCCCTTGCCGCACGGTTGCTAGAAATTCCTGCTACTGTTGTCATGCCGGCAGATGCGCCCAAAGTTAAGCAAGAAGCGACTCGCGGCTACGGTGCAGAGATTATTTTGTACGATCGCACTCAAGTTTCCCGCGAAGAGTTAACCGCTAAAATTGGCGCCGAGCGACACTTGACAATAATTCCTCCTTATGATGACGCGCGGGTGATTGCGGGACAAGGTACGGCGGCGCTGGAATTAATCGCAGAAGTTGGGGAGTTGGATTTGCTGTTAGTTTGTTGCGGTGGCGGGGGTTTGCTGTCGGGATGCGCGATCGCGGCAAAAACTTTGTCTCCGCAGTGTAAAGTAATGGGGGTAGAACCGGAGCAAGCAGACGATGCGGCGCGATCGTTCCGCACGAAAACGCTGCAAACTGTTACTAACCCGGATACGATTGCTGACGGTGCGCGCACGCCATCTTTGGGGAAATTAACTTTTCCTTTGGTACTGCATTATGTGGACGATATGGCAACAGTTTCCGAAGAGGCAATTCGCAGCACAATGTTTTTTATGTGGGAACGCATGAAGATAGTTGTTGAACCGACGGGAGTGTTAGCGGCGGCGGCTTTGCTGTCAGGTGTTGTGAAAGCAGAAAATGCGAGAGTTGGGGTAATTGTCAGCGGGGGAAATGTCGATTTTAGTCATTAG
- the argF gene encoding ornithine carbamoyltransferase, with amino-acid sequence MDSLKGRDLLSLADLSIDELNYLLDLAASLKSGMVKLKRNKVLGLLFSKASTRTRVSFTVAMYKLGGQVIDLNPNVTQVSRGEPLVDTARVLDRYLDILAIRTFEQKDLATFANYAKIPVINALTDDEHPCQVLADLMTVKECFGKLKGVTLTYLGDGNNMANSLMLGCAMTGMNVRIACPQDFQPNAEIVEKAKNIAKGKTEVTVTADAEAAVKDAQVIYTDVWASMGQEEEAKLRIPLFEPYQVNEQLLKLADRNAIVLHCLPAHRDEEITDAVIEGSQSRVWDQAENRMHAQQALLASILESD; translated from the coding sequence ATGGATTCCTTAAAAGGGCGAGATTTATTAAGTCTGGCAGATTTAAGCATTGACGAATTAAATTATTTGCTAGATCTAGCAGCCAGTTTAAAATCGGGAATGGTCAAGCTGAAACGCAATAAAGTTCTCGGCTTGTTATTTTCCAAAGCTTCAACGCGAACGCGGGTAAGTTTTACGGTAGCAATGTATAAATTGGGAGGGCAAGTGATCGACCTCAATCCCAACGTTACACAAGTCAGCCGCGGCGAACCTTTGGTAGATACAGCCAGGGTTTTAGACAGATATTTAGACATTTTGGCGATTCGGACTTTCGAGCAAAAGGATTTAGCAACTTTTGCTAATTATGCGAAAATTCCTGTAATTAATGCGCTGACAGATGACGAACACCCATGCCAAGTGCTGGCGGATTTAATGACAGTAAAAGAGTGTTTTGGCAAGTTGAAAGGGGTGACTTTGACTTATTTGGGCGATGGCAATAATATGGCTAATTCGCTGATGTTGGGCTGTGCAATGACGGGAATGAATGTCAGAATTGCTTGCCCTCAAGATTTCCAGCCGAATGCTGAGATAGTGGAAAAAGCTAAGAATATTGCTAAGGGAAAAACAGAAGTTACTGTGACGGCGGACGCAGAAGCTGCTGTGAAGGATGCTCAAGTGATTTATACTGATGTTTGGGCGAGTATGGGACAGGAAGAGGAAGCAAAGCTCAGGATTCCTTTGTTTGAGCCATATCAGGTAAATGAACAATTGCTGAAGTTAGCAGATCGGAATGCAATTGTATTGCACTGTTTGCCCGCACACCGGGATGAAGAAATTACCGATGCAGTGATTGAAGGCAGTCAATCGCGCGTTTGGGATCAGGCAGAAAATCGGATGCACGCTCAGCAAGCTTTGCTCGCAAGCATTCTGGAAAGCGATTAG
- the dusB gene encoding tRNA dihydrouridine synthase DusB: protein MLALSPELKERLATPLKIGDFEVKSRVLQSPLSGVTDLVFRRLVRRYAPDSMMYTEMVNATGLHYVKQLPRIMEVDPNERPISIQLFDCRPDFLAEAAQKAVAEGADTVDINMGCPVNKITKNGGGSSLLRDPETAEAIVRAVVEAVDVPVTVKTRIGWTDKEINILEFAKRMEDAGAKMITVHGRTRSQGYTGPAKWEWIRRVKEVLSIPVIANGDIFSVEAAMRCLEETGADGVMCSRGTLGYPFLVGEVDYFLKTGVEKIAPTPIERLECAKEHLRALWEYKGESGVSQARKHLTWYAKGFPGAGELRGVLAVVETVEQGCDSIDRAIEQLPAS from the coding sequence ATGCTTGCTCTATCTCCCGAATTAAAAGAAAGGTTAGCAACTCCGCTTAAAATCGGCGATTTTGAAGTTAAAAGTCGCGTCCTGCAATCGCCCTTATCCGGCGTTACCGATTTGGTATTTCGCCGCCTGGTGCGCCGCTACGCGCCGGATTCGATGATGTACACGGAAATGGTGAACGCTACGGGTTTGCACTACGTGAAGCAACTGCCGAGAATTATGGAAGTTGACCCGAACGAGCGTCCGATTAGCATTCAATTGTTTGACTGCCGGCCGGATTTCTTGGCAGAAGCGGCGCAGAAAGCAGTGGCAGAAGGAGCGGATACTGTTGATATTAATATGGGCTGTCCGGTCAACAAAATTACTAAAAACGGCGGCGGTTCTTCCCTGCTGCGAGATCCGGAAACGGCCGAGGCAATTGTGCGGGCTGTTGTGGAAGCGGTAGATGTTCCTGTCACGGTTAAAACTCGGATCGGTTGGACTGACAAAGAAATTAATATTTTGGAATTTGCCAAGCGGATGGAAGATGCGGGAGCAAAAATGATTACCGTGCACGGCCGCACTCGATCGCAAGGTTACACCGGCCCGGCAAAATGGGAGTGGATTCGCCGAGTGAAAGAAGTTTTATCGATTCCAGTTATTGCTAACGGGGATATTTTTTCAGTGGAAGCAGCGATGCGATGTCTGGAAGAAACCGGCGCCGATGGAGTGATGTGTTCGCGGGGAACTTTGGGCTATCCTTTTTTGGTTGGAGAAGTTGATTATTTCTTGAAAACTGGTGTGGAAAAGATAGCTCCGACACCAATTGAACGGCTCGAATGTGCTAAGGAACATTTGCGGGCTTTGTGGGAATATAAAGGTGAAAGCGGTGTCTCCCAAGCGCGCAAGCACTTAACCTGGTATGCTAAGGGTTTCCCCGGCGCTGGGGAATTGCGGGGCGTGTTGGCTGTGGTAGAAACGGTTGAACAAGGTTGCGATTCGATCGATCGCGCGATCGAGCAATTGCCCGCAAGTTGA
- a CDS encoding glucose-6-phosphate isomerase, translating to MDAAALWQRYQDWLYYHSGLGLYLDISRMGFDDAFAAALKPKFDKAFKDMAALEAGAIANPDENRMVGHYWLRNPDLAPTPELKQEIVAGIAQVEEFVKKIQNRDIKPPFAPQFTDIISIGIGGSALGPQFVAEALSPDIPPLAIHFIDNTDPAGIDRILNKIKDKLASTLVITISKSGGTPEPRNGMIEVQKAFAAQKLDFAKQAIAITGVDSQLDKLAKSEGWITTFPMADWVGGRTSELSAVGLLPAALQGIDIRAMLDGAKVMDEATRTTEIKDNPAALLAMSWYFACNGRGEKDMVVLPYKDSLLLFSRYLQQLVMESLGKEQDLDGNTVHQGIAVYGNKGTTDQHAYVQQLRDGVPNFFLTFIEVLQDRQGISPEVETGVTSGDYLSGLLQGTRQALYENHRDSITVTIPQVNPETVGALIALYERAVGFYGSLVNVNAYHQPGVEAGKKAAAAVLDLQQRVLQVLKDAQKPLSVAELAKKAGRPEQIETIYKTLRHLAANGRGVALEGKLGQPATLTASYQEN from the coding sequence ATGGACGCCGCAGCACTCTGGCAACGCTATCAAGACTGGCTTTACTATCACTCTGGATTGGGACTTTACCTCGATATCAGCCGCATGGGATTCGACGACGCTTTCGCAGCAGCACTGAAGCCCAAATTTGACAAAGCTTTCAAAGACATGGCAGCTTTGGAAGCAGGTGCGATCGCCAATCCCGACGAAAACCGCATGGTGGGCCACTACTGGCTGCGAAACCCCGATTTAGCTCCCACTCCAGAATTAAAACAAGAAATAGTCGCAGGCATAGCACAAGTCGAAGAATTTGTCAAAAAAATTCAAAACCGCGATATTAAACCGCCCTTTGCTCCGCAATTTACCGACATAATTTCGATCGGCATCGGCGGTTCCGCCCTAGGCCCCCAATTTGTCGCCGAAGCTTTATCCCCAGACATTCCTCCCCTAGCAATTCATTTTATCGACAACACAGATCCGGCTGGGATCGATCGAATCCTTAACAAAATCAAAGACAAACTCGCCAGCACCCTAGTAATTACTATCTCCAAATCCGGCGGCACCCCCGAACCCCGCAACGGGATGATCGAAGTTCAAAAAGCCTTCGCCGCGCAAAAACTGGATTTTGCCAAACAAGCAATTGCCATCACCGGAGTTGACAGCCAACTAGACAAATTAGCCAAATCCGAAGGCTGGATTACCACTTTTCCAATGGCAGATTGGGTGGGAGGACGCACTTCCGAATTGTCAGCAGTCGGACTTTTGCCAGCAGCTTTGCAAGGCATCGACATTCGGGCGATGCTCGACGGCGCTAAAGTCATGGACGAAGCTACCAGAACCACCGAAATCAAAGATAATCCCGCCGCCTTGTTAGCAATGTCCTGGTATTTTGCTTGCAACGGACGTGGCGAGAAAGATATGGTAGTTTTGCCGTATAAAGATTCACTGCTATTGTTCAGCCGCTACTTGCAGCAATTAGTCATGGAATCTCTAGGCAAAGAGCAAGATTTAGACGGCAACACAGTTCATCAAGGAATCGCAGTTTACGGCAACAAAGGCACCACCGACCAACACGCCTACGTCCAGCAACTGCGAGACGGCGTGCCGAATTTCTTCCTAACATTTATCGAAGTTTTGCAAGACAGGCAAGGCATTTCCCCAGAAGTAGAAACCGGGGTCACTTCGGGAGATTATTTGTCTGGTTTGTTGCAGGGAACTCGACAAGCTTTGTACGAAAATCACCGAGATTCCATTACTGTCACAATTCCCCAAGTCAACCCGGAGACAGTAGGAGCATTAATCGCCCTCTACGAAAGAGCCGTAGGTTTTTACGGTTCCTTGGTGAATGTCAATGCCTATCACCAACCGGGCGTCGAAGCAGGCAAAAAAGCGGCCGCTGCTGTATTGGATTTGCAGCAACGGGTACTGCAAGTGCTCAAAGATGCCCAAAAACCTCTGTCTGTAGCAGAACTAGCAAAAAAAGCAGGAAGGCCAGAGCAAATCGAGACAATTTACAAAACTCTGCGGCATTTGGCAGCCAACGGGCGCGGCGTAGCTTTGGAGGGCAAATTAGGACAACCGGCTACTTTAACTGCAAGTTATCAAGAGAATTAA
- a CDS encoding response regulator transcription factor: MPLTILVADDDFATRLSITDYLEITGYSVIAAENGKQALGLVDEFQPHLIVTDITMPEMDGYDFVRRVRTRPAFRLLPVIFLTERTSTEERIRGYQMGCDNYLAKPFELQELGAVIRSLLDRYALIAQAPSRTPELEPTPTEARSRANDKPEADFLTQKSNTGDSLRDSSASRASPSQNAPTLTQRERQVLDLLTEGLSNIQIGSRLNLSPRTIEKHVSSLFRKTDSNNRAELVRFAMEHHLVR, encoded by the coding sequence ATGCCATTAACGATTCTGGTTGCTGACGACGATTTCGCGACTCGCTTGTCAATTACCGATTATCTAGAAATTACCGGATACTCTGTAATCGCTGCTGAGAACGGCAAACAAGCTTTAGGTTTGGTAGATGAATTTCAGCCGCACTTGATTGTTACCGACATTACAATGCCTGAGATGGATGGCTACGACTTCGTGCGGCGAGTTCGGACTCGTCCCGCTTTCCGCTTGCTGCCGGTGATTTTTTTGACGGAACGCACGAGCACAGAGGAACGGATTCGCGGCTATCAGATGGGGTGCGACAATTATCTGGCTAAGCCTTTTGAACTCCAGGAATTGGGGGCGGTTATTCGCTCTTTGCTCGATCGCTACGCTCTAATCGCTCAGGCCCCCTCTCGTACCCCCGAACTCGAACCAACGCCAACAGAGGCACGCAGCAGAGCCAATGACAAGCCAGAAGCAGATTTTTTAACTCAAAAGTCAAACACAGGCGATTCCCTACGGGATAGCTCCGCTTCACGGGCATCTCCCAGCCAAAATGCTCCGACTTTGACTCAGCGAGAGCGACAAGTGCTAGATTTGCTGACAGAAGGTCTTTCTAATATTCAAATAGGCTCCCGACTCAACCTCAGCCCTCGAACTATCGAAAAGCACGTCAGCAGCTTGTTCAGAAAAACTGACAGCAACAACCGAGCAGAACTCGTTCGCTTTGCGATGGAACACCATTTAGTCAGATAA